From Planctomycetota bacterium:
GAGCTCCGTGAGCTGGTGGGCGATGCGGTAGGTGGTGATGGCCACGGTGGCGGGGTAGCTGAAGATGACCTCGCCGTGGCTCTTGGCCGCGGGGTCGCCGTCGTAGGCGGCCTGCACGCCCTCGGCCAGCCGCTCGCGCAGCGCCGGCAGCGCCCGCAGGAAATCAATGACCAGGTCCTCGCCCCGCACCTTGCAGTGGGTGCACACGCTCCCCAGGCGGCGGCATTCGTGCTTGATGGCGCGGTAGACCTGCTCCGTCAGCAGGTCGTAGAGGTCGTTGAGCTTGTGCCCGACGATGAAGCTCACGTTCGACTCGTCGAGTCCCTGCTCGCCGAAGTAGCCGGGGTAGAGGATGTCGAAGAGCAGGTCGAGGATGCGCACCGTGGCGTCCTTCGACGGCAGGGGCACGACGCCGATGTGGTGGATCGTCTTCTGCTCTCGGTAGGTGGCCAGAATCGCGTTGGCGATACCCGGCAGTTCGCCGAGTCGCCGCAGGTCCTCGCG
This genomic window contains:
- a CDS encoding serine acetyltransferase, with protein sequence MREDLRRLGELPGIANAILATYREQKTIHHIGVVPLPSKDATVRILDLLFDILYPGYFGEQGLDESNVSFIVGHKLNDLYDLLTEQVYRAIKHECRRLGSVCTHCKVRGEDLVIDFLRALPALRERLAEGVQAAYDGDPAAKSHGEVIFSYPATVAITTYRIAHQLTELGVPLLPRIMTEHAHSLTGIDIHPGAQIGHRFFIDHGTGVVIGETTIIGDDCKIYQGVTLGAMSFPKDEDGQLIRGRKRHPTLEDRVTVYAGATILGGDTVIGHDSVIGGNVWLTKSVPPNSKVLIENPRLIIRGAQP